The Desulfonatronospira thiodismutans ASO3-1 DNA segment GTCGGATCGGCTGAATGCCATCAGCTTATTAAAATCCATGCTTCCTGAAAAAATTGTGAAACAGCTTGATTTTAATAAGATTTATTACGAGAAGGACTCATATCTGCCCAAGAGCCTGCAGGGTTACTATTCCGACCTGGTTGTCAGCGTGCCGACCAAGTGCGGTTCATATGTAGCCAAGGTATTTTTTCTCCTGGAGCACAAA contains these protein-coding regions:
- a CDS encoding Rpn family recombination-promoting nuclease/putative transposase, encoding MSTTNIHDSTIKYFLSDRLNAISLLKSMLPEKIVKQLDFNKIYYEKDSYLPKSLQGYYSDLVVSVPTKCGSYVAKVFFLLEHK